From the Leptospira ryugenii genome, the window AAGGATCCGAATTCCAAGCCCCTTTGGGAATTGTCGTTGTATTTGGCTTACTCACTTCCGTTTTACTATCGCTTTTTGTTATCCCCATCTTGTTTTATATTTTGGAAAGAAGGAAAGTGAACTAAATTGTTCCGGCTGTCCTTAGAATTTGCAAACAGTAGGCCCATCCTTTCTTTTATGGCAGGCTCATTTTTAATTCTATTCGGCATGCTTTCGTTTCGTGATCTCTCCTTTGTGCGTATCGCAAAGAAAGTATATCCCGGGATTGCGATTCGAACGGAAGCGCAAGGTTTTGATGCATCTAAGATAGAAGACGATATCACCACTCCCATCGAACGCGTAATTGCACAGGTCGGTGGAGTGAGAAAAATGACATCTGTTTCGGAAGATGGCACCTCACTCATTCAGGTTCAGTTAGAGGAAGGTGTAGACTTAAAATTTAAATCCTTGGAGTTCCGTGAAAAAATAGATACAATTCTTTCGCTGTTTCCTAGAGAGGTGCATAAACCGCAAGTGTATCGATATGACCCCTCGAATTCACCTTTGATGGTGGTATCCTTTTCAAAAGAAAATGTGAATGAAGATGAATTGAGAGAGATCGTAGAAAAATCATTCAAAAAAAGTTTGGAATCCATAGATGGTGTGAGCCAAGTCATCGTTGCCGGAGGGAAGATACGTGAAATTTTAATTTCTTGTGATGCAAAGCAGATGGAGGCGTATTCTCTCAGTTTAAGAGACATTGTCAATAAATTCCAGGATATCAATCAAAATGATTCTCTAGGCAAAATAATAGAAATCAATGATTCCTTGGCTCTCCAAGTCCGAGAGAAATTAAGCCAAATGGTCAGGATCAAAGACATCCCCTTGAAAGTGGATGAGAAAGGTAGACCGATATACCTTAAAGATCTTGCGACTGTCAGCTATGCTCCGAGAGATGATCACATAGGGGCGAGGTTGAATGCCAAAGAAAAAGTCTCTGCCTTTATCTATAAAAATGACAACAGTGATGCCACGTTCATTGCAAATCAGGTTCGCCTTGTCTTACAATCCAAAAATCAAGCAAAGATCCTCGTTGAATACAACCAAGATGAATCTTTAATCATTCGGGAAACCATATTTTCTTTGGTAAGACTTACTCTTATCTCTTACTTTCTTCTATTTGTTTATTTTTTTAGAAACAAGTCGCTTCCCTTATTTTTTGTAACCTTTCTATTTTCTTTCGTAAGTATTTTACTCTGTTTTGCGTTCATTTACCGAATCCTAAAAGAACCAGTTTCCCTATCAGGCATCTATGGTTTGTTACTTGCTTCAATCCTTTGGTTCTTATTGCGCATCCGAGAAGTCAGTTTCCGAGATCATCAATTGAAGTTTCAGGAAAGGACCGCTTTTCGCAATCTAGTCCTTGGTATATTTCTTTGTTTGCTTTTCACTTTCCTCTTTCCATATACTGTTTTTCTTTTCTTTGCAAATCTTGCCTTTCCTCTCTTGTTTGGTTTTATCTTATTGGATTTTTATTTTCCGATTCTTTTTGCAAATGTAACATCAAAGATCCAGATACCGATTCCAGAAACTCCTTATGGGAAGGAAAAATGGATGTATCTCTCGGGATTGATTCTCGCAAAAGGAAAACAAATCTTTACAAAAACAAAAACTTCCATTCTGAGCCATAAACTGCTATTCCCAGTCAGTGTTCTCTTTCTGTCGACTTTGAGTGTGTATACGGTTCTACACCATGATTTCTATGACAACATCCAATCTGATGAAAGAGAAACAGTTGCGATTTTAGAATTTCCTTCCGGCACATCCTTTGACCACACAAGTAAAGTCACTCTCGATGTAGAAAAAAAACTTTTAGCCTTTTCGGGTGTGAAACAAGTTGTAAGTAAAATAGACCCTGCCCATTCACTGTTATTGATCACATTGCAAGATGGCATCTTCCCCGATAGGCAATTTCTCCAGGATCTGAAGTCTGGAGTGGGGTCAACCGACGATGCCTTTCTATTTTTTTTATCAGATACTGATTCTGCCTATTTCCAAGAAATTGTATTTGATTTGGTCGGTTATGACCAGAAAGAGCTAGAAGAGCTTACTCAAAAAATCACGGAGGCAGTAAAGAATCTCGATGGTGTCAATGAAGCTGTCCTAAGATATAAACAATCCAGAGAGGAGTTGGAACTTCTCCCCAAACAAGAATCATTTATGATTTCTAGTATGACACTTCCACTCTTTGGAGATGAGTTACGCCTTGCCCTCCAAGGGGGTGTGGCAACCAAGTTCATCGATAGAGAAAAGGAAATTGATATCAGAGTTCGCTATTCGGAAAAATACAGAAACTCAAAGAATGAATTTAATAATATTCGAATTAAAAATATTAGAAATAAGTTCGTTCCAATTTCAGAATTGGTCGAGACAAAACAAGACAAGATTCCCTTAAAATACTATCATAAAAATAGAAGTAGAGTCCTAAGCTTTGCTGTTAAGTTAGAGGGCAATTCAACACGGCTTCGGAATGAAGTGATCATGTTTGTAAAGTCCACAGCATTACCAGAAGGCTACCATATAGAAGTAGAGGATGCAAACGAGGGAACGAATAACGTATCTATCGCGATACTCTTTATCCTTTACCCCATTTTCTTTTTTTTATTTGTGAGTCTGATTGAGGAGAGGAAACTTCGTTTTTTACACCTAATGCTTGTCTATGTGCTTCCGTATTACTTTACTTTTTTTCTACTACAATACATATTTTTAGGTCCTTTTAGTTTGCCATTCCAAATCGGAATGCTCCTCTCTCTTCCTATCTGTTTTCTCCTTTTTCATTTTCGCCTTGGAAAGGCAGTATATACCAACTATTTTTTCTGC encodes:
- a CDS encoding efflux RND transporter permease subunit, which encodes MFRLSLEFANSRPILSFMAGSFLILFGMLSFRDLSFVRIAKKVYPGIAIRTEAQGFDASKIEDDITTPIERVIAQVGGVRKMTSVSEDGTSLIQVQLEEGVDLKFKSLEFREKIDTILSLFPREVHKPQVYRYDPSNSPLMVVSFSKENVNEDELREIVEKSFKKSLESIDGVSQVIVAGGKIREILISCDAKQMEAYSLSLRDIVNKFQDINQNDSLGKIIEINDSLALQVREKLSQMVRIKDIPLKVDEKGRPIYLKDLATVSYAPRDDHIGARLNAKEKVSAFIYKNDNSDATFIANQVRLVLQSKNQAKILVEYNQDESLIIRETIFSLVRLTLISYFLLFVYFFRNKSLPLFFVTFLFSFVSILLCFAFIYRILKEPVSLSGIYGLLLASILWFLLRIREVSFRDHQLKFQERTAFRNLVLGIFLCLLFTFLFPYTVFLFFANLAFPLLFGFILLDFYFPILFANVTSKIQIPIPETPYGKEKWMYLSGLILAKGKQIFTKTKTSILSHKLLFPVSVLFLSTLSVYTVLHHDFYDNIQSDERETVAILEFPSGTSFDHTSKVTLDVEKKLLAFSGVKQVVSKIDPAHSLLLITLQDGIFPDRQFLQDLKSGVGSTDDAFLFFLSDTDSAYFQEIVFDLVGYDQKELEELTQKITEAVKNLDGVNEAVLRYKQSREELELLPKQESFMISSMTLPLFGDELRLALQGGVATKFIDREKEIDIRVRYSEKYRNSKNEFNNIRIKNIRNKFVPISELVETKQDKIPLKYYHKNRSRVLSFAVKLEGNSTRLRNEVIMFVKSTALPEGYHIEVEDANEGTNNVSIAILFILYPIFFFLFVSLIEERKLRFLHLMLVYVLPYYFTFFLLQYIFLGPFSLPFQIGMLLSLPICFLLFHFRLGKAVYTNYFFCLTYVLFLIFLDTTVMSFMHIWASLTIYFLMISAAHFLKGTWERQYEDSLENFLWESVLKVKRYVNERRIFLKKKG